In Plodia interpunctella isolate USDA-ARS_2022_Savannah chromosome 8, ilPloInte3.2, whole genome shotgun sequence, the DNA window TGCAcacgatataattatttatggaaaacatacctatttactcTCGTAAGGTACGAATATTATACTCATAGTATTCatccaaattataaaacacatgGTCTAATAACCAAGCCTTAAGcttaaatttgaataagtgACTATTTTggatacatttgatatttacaGGTAAATGGTTAAGTACATTTATTCCAGAAATATCGGcactttttttatacacttcattatttacaatgggaagatacaaatcatttttatataaatttctttggTTATCTCTGAgatccattttttttctaaagtatAACTTGTTATTTTGAACATATACACAGTGATACATTCGTTACACGCTCATTACCAGTTATCAATAAGTATTACGTAGCAATAGTAAATACGTTAATGATTTGTTAAATACGTAATTAAGTATAACTGACTCCGTGACAACACTCAACTCAACCcaaatcataaaaatcaattcattgcttaaaatataattcatgaCCTAAAATGGTCGAGAAGAGCCAAAACCGAAGACGCTGACATCCATTCATCACCTCTGAGTGTAATCTTATCGGGCAGTCGATAACTAAAACCCAAAACTCACACTTTAGCCCTTCAAATATTATGATACATTGAGATTAATGCAATATTGGTTTGAAAGTAAATCAGTGTGCtgcgataatatttttaccgagcgagcgaagcaagcgaggtctacaaatcaacttggggcaaaaatacattttatgtaatttttgtaacgtGATAACTTAAGAACCTTATGGtgtgattttgatgaaaattaaaaggtatgtaggatctgtcaatagaattattAAGTTTGTGGGAcgataattaattcaaatttttgaaaaactcatcgaaaatgtattgtgttcgcaaggtctaagttcgcggcgaaccactagtaagtataaattaagcagaatgtttaataaaaatattttactcaaaCCCTCTGACAattgttaaatgttttactaGTGTAGTACATACTTGTAAAACATTGACAATTGTCATTTGCACGAGAGACGGCCGTGACAGACCTAACGTGGAAGTAGGCTACTCCTGGCGAGGCCCTCGAATGGACTTGAGGAATTATTCTTTAGGGCGTACTGTTCGTACCAAAAGGAAGACTGTTTGAGAAGAGGAATTATTGAGCCGTGAGCGTTCACGAAATAAGCCCTTTTATATGTATGGATCACTTTTACCTCGCCTGCCTTTAGACCACAATACctaaatcaaattttttgtttgattattCTTCTGCTTATGCACAGCACACCTCTGTTTTCTGGGCTAACATTTCAGATGTTGATGGAACTCGATGCCTGCCATCTCTTTCTCGATTTCCCTGCACGACTTGTtccctttatttttttagtccATActtctatattaatttttgtatttatccaACTTATTATCTCCGTCCTTTTCCAACACTACATCTCATAGGTATGCTAAAAATCTGTCAGTGTCTTTGGTGGGTATTCATATTCACGTTTCGCATCCATAATAAGCTCCAGATATAGAACTTAATTAGGTGTTTTTAATACGTCTGTAAAACATTTCTTATAGCACGTTCATTTCCTTACTTAAATCGGAAGTTCTTCATCGTACCTCTGTTCATGCGTctttatatcattatatttgctTAAATTCATATAGATCGTTACACACATCGGATACACACAATACGAGTATCTATATGAATTTTGTGGTATACTTTATAGCATACAGTCACCACTCATTGTCTTCCAGCTGCGTGGTGCCCGAATGCGAAGGCTGGCCCTCGCAGGAACAGTTCAGCAACGAGACCGCTTGGGCGCTGCTGCCCAACGCCACCTGCCAGCGTTACCAACCGAGGCACAACGGCTCCCTCGGCTCCTGTCTGCCGCACGATTACAGCCAACACTTGCAGGAATGCGAGGCAAGACTCTATGAAAAtcaatatactattttttctGAGGTATGTTTTCATTagtttgtgtatgtatgtttgttactctttcacgcgaaatatTCAGAGTATTAAGAAGTGTTAAATACTTCCAGTTCGACCTGGGCTGCCGGCCGTGGCTGCGCACGCTGGTGGGCTCGGTGCGCAACGCCGCGTTGCCGTTCGCGTTGCTGCTCACTGGATACGTTTCAGACCTGTGAGTGaagtttatttagttaaaacattattgcacaaaatttctCTTCTTTTACATCACAAGTAAAGTTTTCTTGTTGTTTGCTCTTCTCGTACTCCCTAAGAAGACAGAAAGAATTGGAACACGCTCGTACATCAGGAATATTAGAACGCTTATAAATAGTgttattgtctatttatttttatagtttcggaaaaaagtggatgtgacatacggacggaTAGACATGAATCTAAAAGGGTCCcatttttgccatttggctacagaaccctaaaaattgAGACGACCTGTAAAGTTTCCGACCTGTGTTGAAGAGAAGAAGAGACACGTAATCTACTTACACATATGTAAAGCGAATCACTCAATGTATTCCTGATGCCGTGGTCATGTTTAAGCAGTGGTAATGTATGTAACATGATTTCGtgcgttttgtacatttagcttttcatttatatatgtatattttttgacatttttcaataattttgtattaaataatacctatatataattttatatattttattttaatagttttttatattattaaaattttgacatttttaataatgatgtaaattaatttttattattaataagacCTAGGTAGATTTGTTAATTcgtctttgaagaaaagactgcggtgaagtttgttgcgccgcttcttcttcacctgctctttggaagtcggcagtaaacttagtaaatattttttgacgtcagtgatgtatcatcctaaattgaataaaaaatttgaatttcagcTGGGGCCGTCGCACCGCGTTCTGCATATTCTCCGGGTGCGCAGGCGCACTGGGCATCGTGAAGGCGCTCTCCATCAACTACGACATGTACATCAGCATGGAGTTCTTCGAGGCCATGCTCGGGTACGGGTTTAACAGCGCCGGATATGTCATGAGTGAGTCTGTCTCGGCCAGATACACCAATTACGATACAAAAGTGAAAAGCTACAGTTATTTaggcaatatttattaaattctacatacttgtaaaacaaatattgaaatctctgtaaacaaaatacagtTTGATTATCTCCTACTGTTCAACTTTAGTAGCAACTTTATATTTGAGTGGTGGAACTGGCGCGGCCAAACGTGCGGGCTGCGTTCGCGTGCGCGACAGGCGTGGCGTACGGGCTGGGCGGCGTGCTGTTCGCGCTGGCGGCCTGGGCCGTGCCGCACTGGCGCCGGCTGCTGCTGACCGTGCACGCGCCGGCGCTGCTGCTGCCGCTGTACTGGCTGCTGCTGGACGAGAGCCCGCGCTGGCTGCTAGCCAGGGACCGCGGCCCGGAGCTCACCACGGTCTTGAGGAAGGTGGCTCGAGTCAATAAAGTTAGTGCTAACAGTTGTGTTCAATGTGTTATTGTATATATCCTTGCTACTTACTATTGCTGGCACCTTTTGATTTCTGTATGCatagaaagaaatcatttattcggcgaacacaaacataaataaacactaaaaGGTACAAAAGAGTGGCTCTATCAGTAGTTTTTAATGGAGATTGCTTTAACTTAGATATcacttattgatatttattttttcccgtAATCAACtggtgataaattatataatttattattcgttCTGTTATGTTTTGATAGCTCTACATTGTAGagcaatcaaaataattaagtaattaagaaTGTATTTTAGGTCGTCCTAAGCGATGATGTCATGAAAACGTTAGAAAAAGACAGCGCCGAAGAAACGTCCAAAACTGAAGGAAACCCTTGGCTGCGACTGATCAAATCCCGCGTGCTCCTGGGGAGGTTCCTCCTCTGCGGCTGGTGCTGGGCCGCTTGCTCGTTCGTGTACTACGGCCTCAGCATCAACTCCGTGTCGCTGGCCGGCCAGAGACACGTCAACTTCGCTCTCAACATGGCCATGGAGATCGTGGCGTCGTTACTGCTCATGATGCTGCTGGAGCGCGTTGGGCGCAAGCGCACAGTGTTCCTATCTTTCCTGCTCTGTGGCGTGGCTTGCGTCGTGCCCTTCTTCATCTGTTAgtataatctaaatattttatcaatgtaATTAAGACCAGAATAAGAGTGAATATGattgaaatagatttttatctgttattattttgtttctagcGCATTCGGGCGCAAGCCTAGGCCTGTTCTTCTTGGGCAAGCTGGCCATCACGTGCGCGTTCAACTCCCTCTACGTGTTCACAGCGGAGCTATTCCCCACGCATGCGCGGAGCTCTGCGTTAGCCGCCACGTCGTTGGTCGGACGAGTCGGTTCTATCCTCGCACCGCAGACACCACTGCTAGTAAGTTACTCTTTACTATAACCTATAAGGTGTCACTATCATCCCAAATTCTAGCTCAGTTTAATAGTAATGTTATATTGATATCTGCGACTGCATCTGGTATGTCTATGGCAACTTTCTATTAAGTACGTTCGGAAgaatatttgaatgaaactgcATCTTTTAATGTAACGGATTATCTAATTcgtattatttagtttattgattttcttaAGACGACTAAAAAAGGTAATGTTTTTGGTTGTTGTGTTATCACATCACTACATATTagaaaacaaagtcgcttcccgctgtctgtccgcCTGTCGCATGTATGCTAAGATCTTTAAACTACACAAcggatgcgggtttttttaatagagagTGTGATTGAttactgaggaaggtttagatgtacaattattattacgaagccgggacgggccgctagtatataattatatactatgttTGTTTAGTGAGTTTTCTATATTGAACTATTACTCCAATGCTTTTATTTcgaataatatacatttagaTGTAATTCCAGAGTGGGTTCGTGCAAGCGGCGCTGTACGGAGGCTGTTCGCTGTCAGCCGCTCTGTTGGTGTTGCTGGTCCCGGAGAcgcggcgcgcggcgctgcCGCAGAGCGTGGCGGCGGCGGAGCGGCTGCGCGCGCCCGcggcgccgccgcccgcgcctCCGCCACCGCCGCTGCCGCCTGTGCTCTCGGCCTACACGTGACTAGCGGAGACAACCTCCTGAAAAAACTTATTCCAACATGGGAAATAGAGatcattaattattgtattggaAGAGCAAGTGCTTTTCGATCTCCCGGGGATTGAAATACTAGATCCCAGTGGAACGAGTGAAAAATAACTATGGTGAGCCTCGAGTCGTACTCTTCTTAAGTATTATCTTCTGAAGTGAGGGACCAGcacctatttttaaattacagatAGAGCCTATTCTGCCTTTTAGGTGTAAGGACTCTTAAAAATCTCTGTCACTAATAATACTTCAATAAGTTTGTGATTGTACAACTTTGTGTCAGAACATAGAACGatgataattatgaaattaccTATAGgtagtacttaaataaaattgtgctGTGAAAAATTTAGATCACCTAAATGCTCGCTTATCAATGTAGTTGTTCACTGTACCCACTAGCTATAATGGTATGGGTAAGTTAGGTAAGAAAATCTACTTTTGTGTTAAGTccgtaataaataatcttaattaCTGTGTTTTGTGCTTGTGGTAATATCAATTACATCACAGAtcgtttgtaaataaattaggtattgcaataaaattattttgtataatgaaGAATGGTTTTTACTTATGTAGGTACCCAAATGTTCGTCTATACTTTACATCTTATATGTTGTTAGTTAAAAAGGAAAGAATTTATAACCAAGGACACTTTGTTGAGAAACTACTACTTTAAGTACTACTTTAAGTACTACTACTAcagatatgaataaaaaaaatagtgttatGTAACcgtcattttatttgaaattctgtacaaaaatatgtagatataagtatatacattttactgGATTGAGATCAAAATATGGCCCTAAAGCATGAAATGACATGCATTTGGCCTGCGCCTGCGCCCAGGTATTCGCACTCCCAACCGTTATATAAGATGGAAACGAGAATATTCAGCACATTGATCAATCCAGAACTGCTTCTAATAagctataatttataaatcactTCAATTCGTCACAAAtcatttactaaataaatattggctATGACTCTCAGACATTAAGTTAGGCTCATGTTATAGTCCTCAATTCGACTACAATGAAcctaagaaaattttaaatcgtaACCTTTAAAGCTTTCATTCGAACACAATGCTCCTATATGTTTCAAAAGTGATTTTATGACAAGTACCTACCGAAACAAGACTAGATTGAACTTGATTGGAAcacaattaaatgtaaaaaataattttaacattccTCAGGAGTGTTACATCCCCCAAGGAGTACTCTTGACTCGATAACAAGTAAAATATCCAAGAGTTTCATGTAAATCTTACGTATTTACCTAAGTAAGTACTTGGACACACACACATAGAGGtactataaaaaacaaatagtaggtaggtaagtacctaccgaTTCTTAAGAAATCTAAAGAAGGAACATAAAAACGCTACATAATTTCTAAGATATCTTTTCtaactatttaataactaattgCGAGAACTACTTGACCACAAGAGTTGAGATTGGaaaggtttaatttattttagctgGCCGTTGGATCTGATGAATATTGAACCATAAAAGTGGCAAAACTGACTTTATAAACAACCCATGAgagtttttcataaaaaatgtaaatgtgcTCCAATGTTCACACGGGTCTCCTGGCCGCTTGTGCTGCGTTATCACTTTGCGTATCACTCcacttttaattataaattaagctAATTACACTGCTTTCATTAAAATACTGTCAGCCACATTGTTGAATAATGTCGATTGCTAATGAAgtagttaggtaggtacctatttaaatactaattaaaaggcaaatgtattttgaaaaacgCCTCATCTATGTTATTGCGACGAAAACATTCAAAGTCACattatattcaattcaatgtaaatttatCACCGGAggtcattaatttttttcttcgaGCAAATA includes these proteins:
- the LOC128671749 gene encoding solute carrier family 22 member 3-like isoform X2; the protein is MKIKSCVVPECEGWPSQEQFSNETAWALLPNATCQRYQPRHNGSLGSCLPHDYSQHLQECEARLYENQYTIFSEFDLGCRPWLRTLVGSVRNAALPFALLLTGYVSDLWGRRTAFCIFSGCAGALGIVKALSINYDMYISMEFFEAMLGYGFNSAGYVMMVELARPNVRAAFACATGVAYGLGGVLFALAAWAVPHWRRLLLTVHAPALLLPLYWLLLDESPRWLLARDRGPELTTVLRKVARVNKVVLSDDVMKTLEKDSAEETSKTEGNPWLRLIKSRVLLGRFLLCGWCWAACSFVYYGLSINSVSLAGQRHVNFALNMAMEIVASLLLMMLLERVGRKRTVFLSFLLCGVACVVPFFISHSGASLGLFFLGKLAITCAFNSLYVFTAELFPTHARSSALAATSLVGRVGSILAPQTPLLSGFVQAALYGGCSLSAALLVLLVPETRRAALPQSVAAAERLRAPAAPPPAPPPPPLPPVLSAYT
- the LOC128671749 gene encoding organic cation transporter protein-like isoform X1; translated protein: MVEKRASGGSGPVSPEPEPGAALEAALDQLKPFGLYQRYVVALLCIPNLFAAMYTMNYVFVAELVEFRCVVPECEGWPSQEQFSNETAWALLPNATCQRYQPRHNGSLGSCLPHDYSQHLQECEARLYENQYTIFSEFDLGCRPWLRTLVGSVRNAALPFALLLTGYVSDLWGRRTAFCIFSGCAGALGIVKALSINYDMYISMEFFEAMLGYGFNSAGYVMMVELARPNVRAAFACATGVAYGLGGVLFALAAWAVPHWRRLLLTVHAPALLLPLYWLLLDESPRWLLARDRGPELTTVLRKVARVNKVVLSDDVMKTLEKDSAEETSKTEGNPWLRLIKSRVLLGRFLLCGWCWAACSFVYYGLSINSVSLAGQRHVNFALNMAMEIVASLLLMMLLERVGRKRTVFLSFLLCGVACVVPFFISHSGASLGLFFLGKLAITCAFNSLYVFTAELFPTHARSSALAATSLVGRVGSILAPQTPLLSGFVQAALYGGCSLSAALLVLLVPETRRAALPQSVAAAERLRAPAAPPPAPPPPPLPPVLSAYT